One region of Synechococcus elongatus PCC 11801 genomic DNA includes:
- a CDS encoding sensor domain-containing diguanylate cyclase: MTENSQKADSTNLFPIQSKSSQSSETKPILKVKNWRSWVYGGVGLLLGAFGITGTLGLFAIQEARRQVDQSLKTIEVAQSIDYYQIQLLFRLNHYLKTKQETDQKLYQLSQIRLLAATNKLVSIQSQDREQVQEVKTLADLVQFKLQEQKQSLGSSQNLSPLLNDSYYDIHAQINQIVQNERQILARRQVTVDNYRLLTNLLLILGSILGIALAIALYQEQRREQKQLTVIDNDYEEKKDVLNQKLQILQIEQQLSSLLLTCRSTEEIKSILEDFFRRWFPNGQGAVLEISASRDALLEIACFGEINLPPLAQPSDCWAMRRGECYHSSQADFTYPCSLCHHLHGETIPDNVVCFPLQAHEQLIGILHLTNIEPEAQQIVESLGQQLALPLAVMHLQEQLKQLSYRDSNTGLYNRRFLDEILERTLLAAIRKNEGRSTEQSPYPVGLIFLDVDRFKDFNTRFGHAVGDQVLQTLGQTLMESCRRGEDLACRYGGEEFVLILPGMNEQMAYQRAERIRLAVSQRVVGDRRITISLGVAAFPEAGQIPSELLKAANMALLKAKLNGRDQTVCASQL; the protein is encoded by the coding sequence ATGACAGAAAACTCCCAAAAAGCAGATTCTACAAATCTCTTTCCAATTCAGAGCAAATCATCTCAGTCTTCAGAAACAAAACCGATTCTGAAGGTCAAAAATTGGCGATCTTGGGTCTATGGCGGAGTAGGTCTACTACTTGGGGCCTTTGGTATCACTGGCACTCTTGGTCTCTTCGCAATTCAAGAAGCTCGTCGGCAAGTTGACCAATCGCTGAAGACAATTGAGGTTGCCCAGTCAATTGACTATTATCAAATCCAACTCCTTTTTAGGCTCAATCATTATCTTAAAACAAAACAAGAGACTGATCAAAAACTGTACCAACTCAGTCAAATTCGTCTTTTAGCAGCAACTAATAAGCTTGTAAGTATACAGAGCCAAGATCGAGAGCAAGTCCAAGAAGTAAAGACTCTCGCTGATCTTGTTCAGTTCAAATTACAAGAGCAGAAGCAGAGTTTAGGCTCTAGCCAGAATCTATCTCCATTATTAAACGATTCCTACTATGACATTCATGCACAAATCAATCAAATTGTTCAAAATGAACGTCAGATACTTGCGCGAAGACAAGTAACTGTTGATAACTATCGTCTGCTTACTAATCTTTTATTGATTCTAGGATCAATTCTAGGGATAGCTCTCGCGATCGCACTCTATCAAGAACAACGACGAGAGCAGAAACAGCTCACTGTCATTGATAACGATTACGAAGAGAAGAAAGATGTGTTAAATCAAAAACTCCAAATTCTACAAATTGAGCAGCAGCTAAGTAGCTTGCTATTAACCTGTCGTTCTACAGAAGAGATTAAAAGCATCCTGGAAGATTTTTTCCGACGCTGGTTTCCCAATGGTCAAGGCGCTGTGCTGGAGATCAGTGCTTCACGAGATGCACTATTAGAGATTGCTTGTTTTGGTGAGATTAATTTACCACCCCTGGCGCAGCCCTCTGACTGTTGGGCAATGCGGCGAGGAGAATGTTATCACTCCAGCCAAGCAGATTTTACTTATCCTTGTAGTCTTTGCCACCACCTACATGGTGAAACAATTCCTGATAACGTTGTCTGCTTTCCTCTGCAGGCACATGAGCAACTCATTGGCATTTTACACCTTACTAATATCGAGCCTGAGGCTCAGCAGATCGTTGAGTCTTTAGGTCAACAGTTAGCACTGCCATTAGCAGTGATGCATCTACAAGAACAACTCAAGCAACTTAGCTACCGCGATAGCAATACAGGTCTGTATAACCGACGCTTTTTAGATGAAATATTGGAGCGAACATTACTCGCTGCAATTCGTAAAAATGAAGGTCGGTCGACTGAGCAATCACCTTATCCCGTGGGGCTGATTTTCCTCGATGTTGATCGGTTCAAAGACTTTAACACTCGCTTCGGCCACGCAGTTGGCGATCAAGTGTTGCAAACATTAGGACAGACGCTCATGGAGTCCTGTCGCCGTGGTGAAGACCTTGCCTGTCGCTATGGCGGTGAAGAATTTGTGCTGATTTTGCCCGGCATGAATGAGCAGATGGCCTATCAGCGGGCAGAGCGAATCCGCCTCGCAGTGAGTCAACGGGTTGTTGGCGATCGCCGCATTACGATCTCTTTGGGAGTTGCCGCATTTCCTGAGGCTGGACAGATTCCCTCTGAGCTGTTGAAAGCTGCCAATATGGCTTTGCTCAAAGCCAAACTCAATGGACGTGATCAGACAGTTTGTGCTAGCCAACTATGA
- a CDS encoding DUF362 domain-containing protein has protein sequence MSPTVALLRVDHYEAQLLNERLATLLAPWGGMPAFVKPGQKVLLKPNLLTGSRPGKECVTRPELVAAIARQVRQAGGEPFLGDSPAFGSAKGVAIASGYGSMLEELAIPVVEFRGVRQSTDSPAFQHLRLSREALGADVVINIPKLKSHVQLTLSAGVKNLFGCVPGKMKAWWHLEAGKDRDRFGEMLVETARAIAPALTILDAIIAHEGNGPSNGEPRSLQLLGASTNVFALDQAIASLLGIDWRSVPTLTAAERLQLRYETLHYPLLDVQDCCITDWRLPDRLVPIDFGAPRVLRSTLKHLYIRLIKERFQNYARSSP, from the coding sequence ATGTCACCGACGGTTGCCTTGCTCCGAGTCGATCACTACGAAGCCCAGCTACTGAACGAGCGACTGGCGACTTTGCTAGCGCCTTGGGGGGGTATGCCAGCCTTTGTGAAACCTGGTCAGAAGGTGCTGCTCAAGCCCAATTTGCTGACGGGTAGCCGTCCAGGCAAAGAATGTGTGACACGGCCAGAATTAGTTGCGGCGATCGCGCGACAAGTTCGGCAGGCAGGCGGCGAGCCTTTTCTGGGTGATAGCCCGGCCTTTGGCAGTGCCAAGGGGGTCGCGATCGCTAGCGGCTATGGCTCAATGCTGGAGGAGCTAGCAATTCCTGTCGTGGAGTTTCGCGGGGTACGTCAGAGTACTGACAGTCCAGCCTTTCAGCACCTTCGGCTCAGCCGCGAAGCCTTAGGTGCAGATGTGGTGATCAACATTCCGAAACTCAAATCCCATGTGCAACTGACGCTTTCAGCCGGCGTAAAAAACCTGTTTGGTTGCGTCCCCGGCAAGATGAAAGCTTGGTGGCACCTTGAAGCCGGAAAAGATCGCGATCGCTTTGGAGAAATGCTGGTGGAAACAGCCCGAGCGATCGCACCAGCACTGACGATTTTGGATGCGATCATCGCCCATGAAGGCAATGGCCCTAGCAATGGTGAGCCGCGATCGCTACAGTTACTGGGCGCTTCAACAAATGTTTTTGCCCTTGATCAGGCGATCGCCTCCCTCTTGGGAATTGATTGGAGGTCAGTACCAACCCTTACGGCTGCGGAACGGCTGCAACTTCGCTACGAAACGCTGCATTACCCGTTACTCGATGTTCAGGATTGCTGCATTACAGATTGGCGACTTCCCGATCGCCTAGTGCCCATTGATTTTGGGGCACCACGGGTTTTGCGATCGACGCTCAAGCATCTCTATATCCGACTCATTAAAGAGCGATTTCAAAACTATGCGCGTTCCTCACCATAG
- a CDS encoding 5-formyltetrahydrofolate cyclo-ligase, translating to MTPRLLLDKASLRRQLLAQRRSLTAAERQQYSQAIAAHLQLCPLFQQATTILSYWPLGAEPDLRSLLSQPKQWALPRCENQHLYAHRYESEQLLEKDCAGVLAPSADSPTVPPDGIDLLIVPAVAVDEEGYRLGYGGGYYDRLRADPAWRLIPAIVVVYAAQVVPELPRDPWDIPFSALCTEEGYQLIDST from the coding sequence ATGACTCCGCGCTTGCTTCTCGATAAAGCCAGTCTGCGGCGACAGCTACTTGCGCAACGGCGATCGCTAACAGCAGCCGAACGTCAGCAATACAGCCAAGCGATCGCGGCTCATTTGCAGCTCTGTCCCCTGTTTCAGCAAGCGACGACGATTTTGAGTTACTGGCCGCTGGGGGCTGAGCCGGATTTGCGATCGCTCCTATCTCAACCCAAACAATGGGCGCTGCCACGCTGTGAAAATCAACATCTTTACGCCCATCGCTACGAGTCGGAACAGCTCCTAGAGAAAGACTGCGCTGGAGTGCTTGCGCCTTCGGCAGACTCCCCGACAGTTCCTCCGGATGGAATTGATCTACTCATCGTGCCAGCAGTGGCCGTGGATGAAGAAGGCTATCGGTTGGGTTATGGCGGTGGCTACTACGATCGCCTGCGGGCAGATCCGGCTTGGCGATTGATTCCGGCGATCGTGGTCGTCTACGCAGCTCAAGTTGTGCCTGAATTGCCGCGTGACCCTTGGGATATCCCCTTTTCAGCTCTCTGCACTGAGGAAGGCTATCAGCTCATTGACTCTACATGA
- a CDS encoding RecQ family ATP-dependent DNA helicase, producing the protein MIRSAPPTAQHLLQHYWGYPDFRPGQAEIVEAIAQGQDSLIVWPTGGGKSLCFQVPALLRSGLTIVVTPLIALMENQVADLQERGITAACLHSQLAPRDRKAVLQQLPQLKLLYLAPETLLSPPLWVRLTEPTTAIAALILDEAHCLLQWGESFRPTYLRLGAIRPALIRLGKPSFPIAAFTATAHPQEVARLSQILQLQHPQRHQRDPYRSNLALAVKTVWTPRQRQNQLLDFLAKHQGQSGLIYLRSRRDCETWTDRLRERGYRCAAYHAGVADRDRRQIERDWQRGTLPFAVCSSAFGMGIDKPDVCWVAHVQPPLLLSEYLQEVGRGGRDQQLAQGLTLVSEPSGLLDPSDRDRWQGFQRASEQQWQAAQQQAKQLPASGDLRSLPSSSDLDLALAYLQKLGQLQWLDPFRYRRRAVPTPRPAPQFNWQPLRQFLYGRDCRWRSLLQSFGSDRPAPWRCGHCDRCQSGR; encoded by the coding sequence ATGATTCGCTCTGCACCCCCAACCGCTCAGCACCTACTCCAGCACTACTGGGGCTATCCCGACTTTCGACCGGGTCAAGCTGAGATTGTGGAAGCGATCGCCCAAGGCCAAGATAGTCTGATTGTTTGGCCAACGGGGGGTGGTAAATCGCTTTGTTTTCAAGTGCCAGCCCTACTGCGATCGGGGTTGACGATCGTGGTGACGCCGCTGATTGCCCTGATGGAAAATCAAGTCGCTGACCTGCAAGAGCGGGGGATTACGGCAGCCTGCCTCCATAGCCAGCTGGCTCCACGCGATCGCAAGGCTGTGCTCCAGCAATTACCGCAGCTCAAGCTGCTTTACCTTGCGCCAGAAACTTTGCTCAGTCCACCTCTCTGGGTGCGCCTGACAGAACCAACCACCGCGATCGCTGCTCTCATCCTCGATGAAGCCCATTGCCTCCTGCAGTGGGGTGAAAGTTTCCGCCCGACCTACCTGCGGCTAGGCGCGATCCGACCTGCCCTTATTCGATTGGGTAAACCTTCCTTCCCAATCGCCGCTTTTACAGCAACCGCTCACCCCCAAGAGGTGGCGAGGCTCAGCCAGATTCTGCAATTGCAGCACCCCCAACGACATCAACGCGATCCCTATCGCAGCAATCTCGCCCTAGCGGTGAAAACGGTGTGGACGCCGCGCCAGCGTCAGAATCAGCTCTTAGACTTTTTAGCCAAACATCAAGGTCAGAGCGGCTTAATCTACCTGCGCAGTCGGCGCGACTGTGAGACTTGGACCGATCGCCTGCGCGAGCGCGGCTACCGCTGCGCCGCTTATCACGCCGGAGTGGCTGATCGCGATCGGCGGCAGATTGAACGCGATTGGCAGAGGGGTACCCTGCCCTTTGCGGTCTGTAGTTCTGCCTTTGGCATGGGCATCGATAAACCGGATGTGTGCTGGGTTGCCCATGTGCAACCGCCCTTATTGCTGAGTGAGTACTTACAGGAAGTGGGACGCGGCGGGCGCGATCAGCAGCTAGCGCAGGGACTGACTCTAGTAAGTGAACCCAGTGGATTGCTCGACCCAAGCGATCGCGATCGCTGGCAGGGATTTCAACGAGCGAGTGAGCAACAGTGGCAAGCGGCGCAACAACAGGCCAAGCAGCTGCCTGCCAGTGGCGACCTCCGGAGTCTGCCCAGTAGTTCTGATCTTGACCTTGCTTTGGCCTACCTACAGAAACTGGGGCAGTTGCAGTGGCTCGATCCCTTCCGCTATCGGCGGCGAGCTGTTCCGACTCCACGACCTGCGCCACAATTCAATTGGCAACCCCTGCGTCAGTTTCTTTACGGTCGTGACTGTCGGTGGCGATCGCTATTGCAATCGTTTGGGAGCGATCGCCCGGCCCCCTGGCGATGTGGCCACTGCGATCGCTGTCAGTCTGGGCGGTAA
- a CDS encoding universal stress protein: protein MSYQKILAAIDLYAGESPIFTKALTLAQQNQAQLVLLHCSPLPPVYSSNYINFLNSPADWTMDLSLAEESQRQDAELARQHLKELRQQALDVNVEAIPLLRFIDPNRGICDAVKDLGVDLVVLGRRGLQGISELLMGSVSSYVVHHVSCDVLIVQTGK from the coding sequence ATGAGCTATCAAAAAATCTTGGCAGCGATCGACCTCTATGCTGGTGAAAGTCCGATTTTCACGAAAGCATTGACATTGGCTCAGCAGAACCAAGCGCAACTTGTGCTGCTGCACTGCTCACCGCTGCCACCGGTCTACAGCAGCAATTACATCAACTTTCTCAACTCCCCCGCCGACTGGACCATGGATTTGAGCTTGGCAGAGGAGAGCCAACGCCAAGATGCGGAGCTGGCTCGCCAACATCTCAAGGAACTGCGACAACAGGCGCTGGATGTCAACGTTGAGGCCATTCCGCTGCTGCGCTTCATCGACCCGAATCGGGGTATTTGCGATGCCGTCAAAGACCTCGGAGTTGATTTGGTGGTTCTTGGGCGGCGCGGCTTGCAGGGTATTTCCGAACTGCTGATGGGCAGCGTTAGCAGCTATGTGGTGCACCACGTCAGTTGCGATGTCCTGATCGTCCAAACCGGAAAGTGA
- a CDS encoding DUF4240 domain-containing protein, translated as MELADFWAIIQAVHDRSAGEMEAKCDRLQAVLAGLSVEEAIAFSQHFDALMDRAYHWPLWGAAYLLQGGCSDDAFSDFRASLISRGQQAYETALADPDAIDTSNFDEEVWFYEGFQYAVTDGVEAAVGFNPPRAQPHPSQPSGEEWQEDQLDQLLPRLAAAF; from the coding sequence GTGGAACTGGCAGATTTTTGGGCAATCATTCAAGCTGTGCACGATCGCAGTGCCGGTGAGATGGAGGCGAAATGCGATCGCTTGCAAGCGGTTCTCGCGGGGCTCAGCGTTGAAGAAGCGATCGCCTTTAGTCAGCACTTTGATGCCTTGATGGATCGCGCCTACCATTGGCCCCTCTGGGGAGCAGCCTATTTGTTGCAAGGGGGGTGCAGTGATGATGCGTTTAGTGACTTTCGCGCCTCGCTGATTTCGCGGGGGCAACAGGCCTACGAAACGGCGCTGGCTGATCCGGATGCGATCGATACCAGCAACTTTGATGAAGAGGTGTGGTTCTACGAAGGATTTCAATATGCCGTGACCGATGGTGTTGAAGCTGCGGTTGGCTTTAATCCACCCCGCGCTCAGCCTCACCCCAGCCAACCGAGCGGGGAAGAATGGCAAGAAGATCAGCTGGATCAACTACTGCCACGGCTTGCAGCTGCTTTCTAG
- a CDS encoding VCBS domain-containing protein encodes MALSSISAFSFLRLFLRLFNFNSRPIAENQTQNLVEDQGLFNGQLVARDPNDDPITFQLAPNQVAPAGFSLNPNGSYSFDRNDPAYDSLGSNDTLSIPINYIVKDSRGAVSQVRTLTIKLTGINDGPTITEGPTVVDNTITFTAVGIDPLIARVGNTDLNPSTVMNGMPTTLTITELATVLTGELNVFDGTNSTNVGLFLGIGTTADDTITVTGTTNPAALYGFAGADTLNGGSGNDTIDGGEDAYMTDEIDVVNYTELLTEDNFSFDNGRLIISTTMSGTDTLANIEKVTDGASTFLIVGTGGFTTIQEAIDSAVEGDTILVAPGNYIENVLINKSNIKLLSIQGYSSTKITGVNDSGLGAIQLSTGLTGIQIGDVDNGFEIIGINGDGAIEKAAVYLQGNQNNILIKGNKIIANGDTGLQSEFSGVLTNITIEGNEFSGQTFVGSEPGGLGFSTQFDLGNNVPRQLVLLGNGGTSPQASSNIIFNNNLVSGTAGGLNSNSQEQGNTLVTIDAVDSSIEGNIFTGFTNRSATALRVRGEGTDVINNTLDQTMGGSSRGITILNANENSSFSGNTLIVGSSPALIFEFTPGADSLIGGSGNDTLAGSGGNDTISGNGGDDFIIGGVGSDELTGGDGADRFVFAAGSSQAVAGKFDTITDFDRTEGDKIILNGIVVDGGGIFPFPDESSLLANLNNGAPLGINGNQVTPGILFRYTVAGTDGYFYYDANNNGLIDGLNTDSGDIFVKVNDVSDLAFADFMSATP; translated from the coding sequence ATGGCATTGTCTAGCATTAGTGCTTTCAGTTTTCTTAGACTCTTCTTGCGTTTATTCAATTTCAACAGCAGGCCAATTGCTGAAAATCAAACGCAAAACTTGGTTGAAGATCAAGGGCTTTTTAATGGTCAGCTAGTTGCGAGAGACCCTAATGACGATCCGATTACTTTTCAGCTAGCTCCCAATCAAGTAGCTCCAGCGGGATTTTCTTTAAATCCTAATGGTAGTTACTCTTTTGACCGTAATGATCCAGCATACGATAGTTTAGGTTCTAATGACACTCTTTCGATTCCGATTAACTATATTGTCAAGGATTCACGAGGTGCAGTATCGCAAGTAAGAACACTGACAATTAAACTCACAGGCATCAATGATGGGCCGACAATCACTGAGGGTCCTACTGTTGTTGATAATACTATTACTTTCACAGCAGTAGGTATTGACCCTTTAATCGCACGGGTTGGGAATACTGATCTTAATCCCAGCACCGTCATGAATGGAATGCCGACTACCCTAACGATCACAGAGTTAGCCACAGTCTTGACAGGCGAACTGAATGTCTTTGATGGAACTAACTCAACTAATGTTGGTTTATTCCTAGGCATTGGAACTACAGCAGATGACACAATCACTGTAACCGGCACCACCAATCCAGCAGCACTTTACGGATTTGCTGGTGCAGATACCCTTAATGGTGGTTCAGGCAACGACACCATTGATGGTGGTGAAGATGCCTACATGACTGATGAAATTGATGTTGTTAATTACACTGAGTTACTGACTGAAGACAACTTTAGCTTTGACAATGGTAGACTCATTATCTCTACGACTATGTCAGGCACGGATACACTCGCAAATATTGAAAAAGTTACTGATGGCGCCAGCACTTTCTTAATTGTTGGGACTGGTGGTTTTACAACTATCCAAGAAGCTATTGATTCAGCAGTTGAGGGTGATACTATCCTGGTAGCGCCTGGAAACTATATAGAAAATGTCTTAATTAATAAGTCAAATATAAAGTTACTGTCAATTCAGGGGTACTCATCGACAAAAATTACTGGAGTTAATGATTCTGGGCTAGGAGCTATCCAGTTGTCTACGGGCTTGACAGGAATACAAATTGGAGATGTTGACAATGGTTTTGAGATAATTGGAATTAATGGTGATGGAGCAATTGAAAAAGCTGCAGTTTACTTACAAGGTAATCAAAATAATATTTTAATTAAAGGGAACAAAATTATCGCTAATGGTGATACTGGACTTCAGTCAGAATTTTCTGGAGTCTTGACTAATATCACGATTGAGGGTAACGAGTTTTCTGGTCAGACTTTTGTAGGTTCTGAACCAGGTGGATTAGGATTTAGCACACAGTTTGATTTAGGCAATAATGTTCCTCGACAGTTAGTTCTCTTAGGAAATGGAGGAACATCACCACAAGCTTCTAGCAATATTATTTTTAATAATAACTTAGTTAGTGGAACTGCAGGAGGCCTAAATTCAAACAGTCAAGAACAAGGAAATACTCTAGTTACTATTGATGCAGTTGATTCATCGATTGAAGGAAATATATTCACTGGATTTACAAATCGTTCTGCAACAGCTTTGAGAGTTCGAGGTGAAGGAACTGACGTTATAAATAATACCTTAGATCAAACTATGGGTGGTTCTAGCCGAGGAATTACTATTCTCAATGCTAATGAAAATTCCTCTTTCTCTGGTAATACATTGATAGTTGGAAGTAGCCCAGCACTTATTTTTGAGTTTACTCCTGGGGCTGATAGCTTGATTGGTGGTTCTGGCAATGACACACTTGCTGGAAGCGGTGGTAATGACACCATATCAGGGAATGGTGGTGACGACTTTATTATTGGAGGAGTGGGTTCTGATGAGCTAACAGGTGGGGATGGAGCTGATCGCTTCGTGTTTGCTGCTGGTAGCTCACAAGCAGTTGCTGGTAAGTTTGATACTATCACTGACTTCGATCGCACTGAAGGTGACAAGATAATCCTGAATGGCATAGTTGTTGATGGTGGTGGTATATTTCCATTTCCTGATGAAAGTAGTCTCTTAGCTAACCTAAATAATGGAGCTCCATTGGGGATCAATGGTAATCAGGTAACTCCGGGTATCCTGTTCCGCTACACAGTCGCTGGAACTGATGGGTACTTCTATTACGATGCAAATAATAATGGCTTGATTGACGGTCTAAATACTGACAGTGGCGACATCTTTGTCAAAGTTAACGATGTTAGTGATCTTGCCTTTGCTGACTTTATGAGCGCTACCCCTTAG
- a CDS encoding molybdopterin molybdotransferase MoeA has protein sequence MMLSYSAALELLLAEVDQLTLSTETVPLLEAGDRILARDIAAPCDLPHWDNSAMDGFALRSQDVVAASPDRPVRLPIVGRVMAGEQPPLLESPVGVACAVMTGAPMPAGFDAIVKVEDVVQQENAIAVSTPIPAGQFIRVRGEDLRQGSPLLAKGQHLTPMALMLAAAVGLSELPVWSKLPVGLISTGTEVVPWSQPTLALGQIRNSSQPFLIQQLQRLGCEIRAIAHVPDDPEQFAAIAQQFWSQGVRLLLTTGAVSMGVADFVPAALERLGCQAIFHKVAIRPGKPLLFAIAPEQQGLVLACPGNPVSTTVTAEFFLKPLLMQRRGESRSPLWLPLAESVRKPEGLQCFWRSRLTPDGKVWVDPQQSSAALKSLVESSHWAILPADTGFIAAGTPVEVQSLT, from the coding sequence ATGATGTTGTCCTATTCGGCAGCGCTCGAATTGCTGTTGGCTGAAGTAGATCAACTGACGCTGTCCACCGAAACAGTACCGCTGCTGGAGGCGGGCGATCGCATCTTGGCCCGGGATATCGCTGCTCCCTGTGACTTGCCCCACTGGGATAACTCCGCAATGGATGGCTTTGCCCTGCGCAGTCAGGATGTTGTGGCAGCCAGCCCCGATCGCCCCGTGCGGTTGCCGATTGTCGGTCGGGTGATGGCCGGTGAGCAGCCACCGTTACTTGAGAGTCCTGTGGGCGTTGCCTGCGCGGTGATGACGGGTGCACCGATGCCAGCAGGCTTTGATGCGATCGTCAAAGTCGAGGATGTGGTGCAACAAGAGAATGCGATCGCGGTCTCAACGCCGATTCCGGCTGGGCAGTTTATTCGGGTGCGGGGCGAAGATCTCCGCCAAGGCTCGCCCTTACTGGCGAAAGGTCAGCACTTAACTCCGATGGCATTGATGCTGGCCGCTGCTGTGGGGCTGAGTGAGCTACCAGTTTGGTCGAAACTGCCGGTGGGCTTGATTTCGACAGGGACTGAGGTGGTGCCTTGGTCGCAACCGACGTTGGCACTCGGGCAGATCCGCAATTCCAGCCAGCCATTTTTGATTCAGCAGCTCCAGCGACTGGGTTGTGAGATCCGTGCGATCGCTCATGTCCCCGATGACCCCGAACAGTTTGCTGCGATCGCCCAGCAATTCTGGTCGCAAGGCGTGCGCCTGCTACTGACGACGGGTGCCGTCTCGATGGGGGTGGCTGATTTTGTACCCGCCGCTTTAGAGCGTTTGGGCTGCCAAGCCATCTTCCACAAAGTTGCGATTCGACCTGGCAAACCCTTGTTGTTTGCGATCGCACCCGAGCAACAGGGCTTGGTCTTGGCCTGTCCAGGAAATCCTGTTTCCACAACGGTCACCGCTGAGTTTTTCCTGAAACCCTTGCTGATGCAGCGCCGTGGTGAATCGCGATCGCCCCTCTGGTTGCCCTTGGCAGAATCAGTTCGCAAACCAGAAGGACTGCAATGCTTTTGGCGATCGCGGCTTACCCCTGATGGCAAAGTCTGGGTGGATCCTCAGCAGTCTTCGGCTGCACTGAAATCGTTAGTTGAATCCAGCCACTGGGCGATTCTGCCGGCTGATACGGGATTTATCGCCGCTGGAACCCCAGTTGAGGTGCAATCGCTAACTTGA
- the moaCB gene encoding bifunctional molybdenum cofactor biosynthesis protein MoaC/MoaB — MGKAAGMSIRMIDVGDKAITERAARAEGWIRLAPEVYQRVTLGQLPKGDAFLLAQVAGIQGAKRTADLLPLCHPLPIEGVKVDCQALADGETIRVEARVRTTGKTGVEMEALAAVSAALLCLYDLTKMFDATAEIGGITLLEKTGGKSGHWQREAIAPEAALTGPLAGISATVITVSDRVAAGQAEDRSGPVIQHWLEEQAATVLATTCIADEPALIQTAIQQAIAQGSQLILLTGGTGLGPRDRTPEAIAALGAIPVPGIGEALRQAGRAETAMTWIARSGGWIIDGSFVIALPGSPRAVSSGLATLLPVLPHSLAILKGADHGTVKG; from the coding sequence ATGGGCAAGGCAGCGGGCATGAGCATCCGCATGATCGACGTGGGCGATAAAGCCATCACGGAGCGCGCAGCTCGCGCCGAAGGCTGGATTCGCCTCGCGCCCGAGGTCTATCAGCGCGTGACTTTGGGCCAACTCCCCAAGGGTGATGCCTTTTTGCTGGCCCAAGTCGCTGGCATTCAAGGGGCGAAACGGACAGCAGATTTGTTGCCGCTCTGCCACCCCCTGCCGATTGAAGGGGTCAAGGTTGACTGCCAAGCGCTGGCAGATGGCGAGACGATTCGGGTTGAAGCAAGGGTTCGTACGACGGGCAAGACGGGTGTGGAGATGGAAGCCCTCGCCGCCGTTTCCGCTGCTTTGCTCTGCCTCTACGACCTGACCAAGATGTTCGATGCCACAGCAGAAATTGGTGGAATCACGCTGCTGGAAAAAACGGGTGGCAAGTCGGGACATTGGCAACGAGAAGCGATCGCCCCAGAAGCAGCTCTGACGGGACCCTTAGCAGGGATCTCAGCGACGGTGATCACGGTCAGCGATCGCGTCGCAGCGGGTCAAGCGGAAGATCGCTCTGGCCCTGTGATCCAGCACTGGTTAGAAGAGCAAGCTGCAACGGTCTTGGCCACAACTTGCATTGCGGATGAACCCGCCTTGATTCAAACAGCCATTCAGCAGGCGATCGCCCAAGGATCACAGTTGATCCTGCTGACGGGGGGCACCGGGCTTGGTCCTCGCGATCGCACCCCTGAAGCGATCGCCGCCTTGGGTGCCATTCCGGTTCCTGGCATTGGCGAAGCCCTACGGCAAGCGGGACGAGCGGAAACAGCCATGACTTGGATTGCCCGTAGTGGCGGCTGGATTATCGACGGAAGTTTCGTGATTGCCTTGCCTGGCAGTCCTCGTGCAGTTAGCAGCGGTCTGGCGACGTTGCTGCCCGTATTGCCCCACAGTTTGGCAATCTTGAAGGGCGCAGATCATGGAACGGTGAAGGGATGA
- a CDS encoding molybdopterin synthase, producing the protein MTYMVTVLCFGGLAALSPEGQPLQLALNLPATATQVKAAIAQACGLAADSALAQLLQNSAIGSETQIYLDTDPIPASLSQLALLPPVSGG; encoded by the coding sequence ATGACGTACATGGTCACGGTGCTCTGTTTTGGGGGGCTCGCTGCGCTCAGCCCCGAGGGTCAACCGCTGCAGCTGGCGCTCAATCTGCCTGCAACGGCTACGCAAGTAAAAGCAGCGATCGCCCAAGCCTGTGGACTGGCAGCGGATTCAGCCTTGGCACAACTGCTGCAAAATTCCGCGATCGGCAGCGAAACGCAGATTTATCTTGATACCGATCCCATTCCCGCCAGCCTCTCGCAACTGGCTTTGCTACCGCCGGTAAGTGGAGGTTGA